A stretch of Zootoca vivipara chromosome 13, rZooViv1.1, whole genome shotgun sequence DNA encodes these proteins:
- the REM2 gene encoding GTP-binding protein REM 2, with protein sequence MTLPAALVGAGPRRGSMPLPIKHQLVRASAVDELDSPPSSPEVGSTGGASPAGGRGPYKVMLLGESGVGKTTLAAIFGGLRGGAHHEEEHTEDSYERNFYVDDEEVTLILYDIWDQGDPGGWMQESCLQTGDAFLLVFSVTDRRSFTRVPPTLLSLRAGCPRTDPPIILVGNKSDLARSREVSREEGRSLAVMMNCKHIETSAALHHNTEELFEGVVRQIRLRRHRREGDAFSREGAGGRRESLTKKAKRFLSSLVPRNGRFFKQRSKSCNDLSVL encoded by the exons ATGACGTTGCCCGCGGCGCTGGTGGGTGCTGGACCACGGCGTGGGAGCATGCCTTTGCCCATCAAGCACCAGCTGGTGAGGGCGTCGGCGGTGGATGAACTGGACTCTCCCCCCAGCTCCCCCGAAGTGGGAAGCACTGGGGGGGCAAGCCCCGCAGGAGGACGCGGCCCCTACAAAGTCATGTTGCTTGGCGAGAGCGGGGTGGGGAAGACCACCTTGGCGGCCATATTCGGAGGCCTTAGAGGAGGCGCCCACCATGAGGAAGAGCACACAG AGGATTCCTACGAAAGAAATTTCTACGTAGATGATGAAGAAGTCACTCTAATATTATACGACATCTGGGACCAG GGAGATCCCGGAGGCtggatgcaggaatcctgcctacaGACGGGAGACGCCTTCCTGTTGGTTTTCTCGGTGACCGATCGCCGCAGCTTCACACGGGTCCCCCCCACCCTGCTGAGCCTACGGGCAGGGTGCCCTCGGACAGACCCCCCTATTATCCTGGTGGGGAACAAGAGCGACTTGGCGCGATCCCGGGAGGTCTCACGCGAAG AGGGCCGCAGCCTAGCTGTCATGATGAACTGCAAGCACATCGAGACGTCCGCGGCGCTGCATCACAACACGGAGGAGCTCTTCGAAGGCGTCGTGCGGCAGATACGGCTGCGCCGCCATCGGCGCGAGGGCGATGCCTTCAGCAGGGAAGGGGCTGGGGGCCGGCGCGAGAGCCTCACCAAGAAAGCCAAACGCTTCCTCTCTAGCCTCGTGCCGAGGAATGGACGCTTCTTCAAGCAAAGGTCAAAATCCTGCAACGACCTTTCAGTGCTATGA